The DNA sequence TGatccttttttattatatgaagaaTTTGCTGAtttcattttgttattaaaaagagTATAAGAATTGTTCAGATggaaatttttatttaatataacattatgaacatataaaatCTCTTTCATTTCAgatatttcttttcttaAATCTTCAATCACATTGatatatgattttattTGTTGCATTTCttgatttttattattttcttcattgaacattatttttttttctgcatgaatttgtaattttttttgtgatATTTCTAATATGTAAGAAAATCCATAGGtagatataaatacaataatactaattaataataaaagaaggGTAAGTTGaacaaattttttaattctgattttttttttaagttcCACAATTTTATGTTCACTTAATTTATTCTTTAATTTGAAGGATTtaaagttttttttttttttttcattagTAAGCGATAcatcatcataataagGTAATAGCAtatgatatttatttgaaaaaatataagaacaTAAATACGATAAATAATAGGATACTTTCATTACAAAAGAATTCTTACTATGTAAGTTATTTTTGTTGTTATATTCATTCTCTTCATTTTCTTGTTGttttttatcttcattattGCTATTATTTAATAGATGATCatctttaatatttttatatttcagataattattttttctatgTAACTTTTCAAAGGTTAAACTTTTTGTGTTTTTATAATctctattattataattatgtgTATCTTCCaaattttttgtattattagATTTTTGTAAATGTAGGAAGGAATTATCATTACTTTTATCATCTTCATTTtgaagaattattatattattacttatataattattactataACTTTTGTTGCTActacttttattattattattattattattattatcatcatcatctattttattatcattcaTTATACTATTAATCActttattatcatcaatTTTATCAACattaatattgttattatttgttCCGTTATGTGTGCTGCTGTCCGACAAATTGTTGTAATAACTAGTTTCGTATATATCATTGCACACATTAccattcatattattactaaAATTTTGACTAACATCActgttatttatatgagTTCCATGTTCATTAGTCAAAACAATTATAGGTAAGTCATCCTTGACAgcatttaatttattttcgCATATTTTATTCTGATTCTCTTCTTCCCTACttacaatatttataaggTAATGTATCTTTTTGTGCTCTTTATAATTCTGTTCGAAACATTCTTGGgaacaataaaatattttcttgtTGTTCTTTAAACAAATAGGGCAGCAAATAGTAACTTCTGTTACTACTCCACATCCAGAACATATAGTCATCAAAAGGGGAAgtaatgaaaaaaagaataaaaaatttatatacaatgtattatatatatatatatatat is a window from the Plasmodium reichenowi strain SY57 chromosome Unknown, whole genome shotgun sequence genome containing:
- a CDS encoding hypothetical protein (conserved Plasmodium protein, unknown function) gives rise to the protein MTICSGCGVVTEVTICCPICLKNNKKIFYCSQECFEQNYKEHKKIHYLINIVSREEENQNKICENKLNAVKDDLPIIVLTNEHGTHINNSDVSQNFSNNMNGNVCNDIYETSYYNNLSDSSTHNGTNNNNINVDKIDDNKVINSIMNDNKIDDDDNNNNNNNNKSSSNKSYSNNYISNNIIILQNEDDKSNDNSFLHLQKSNNTKNLEDTHNYNNRDYKNTKSLTFEKLHRKNNYLKYKNIKDDHLLNNSNNEDKKQQENEENEYNNKNNLHSKNSFVMKVSYYLSYLCSYIFSNKYHMLLPYYDDVSLTNEKKKKNFKSFKLKNKLSEHKIVELKKKIRIKKFVQLTLLLLLISIIVFISTYGFSYILEISQKKLQIHAEKKIMFNEENNKNQEMQQIKSYINVIEDLRKEISEMKEILYVHNVILNKNFHLNNSYTLFNNKMKSANSSYNKKGSDNLGALTSHYYYDDTSSSYRDININNNNNDNVNYMDGVNINYVPTITQNEYDIKELYPKNQNSDEITLEKEKNYFDKKLSKEETKETMSDIHSIPHNNPNKEEIYNDDNNNNNNIKDNTEKILNSTISQLNEHTNIEVVKTNNQTVNENINNYIKNHKQSIS